In the genome of Pseudopipra pipra isolate bDixPip1 chromosome 4, bDixPip1.hap1, whole genome shotgun sequence, one region contains:
- the NUDT6 gene encoding nucleoside diphosphate-linked moiety X motif 6 isoform X2 — MARLWRALRRARGWAALAGLRARPDKFGGVSVDLGELRHPPRVERAAFGRWLRESVAQWRQEGRIAVWLRVPILQSGLVATAASQGFAFHHAEQGSSTLTLWLGEGPSRLPGFATHQVGVAGAVLDESTGKVLVVQDRNKTINAWKFPGGLSNPGEDIGDTAVREVFEETGIKSEFKSILSIRQQHQHPGAFGQSDMYIICRLQPSSFNISFCQQECLRCEWMDLEELVRTKNSTPITSNVAKLLLYGYREGFDKIDITMREFPAVYTGLFYKLYHRELPESYRNIT; from the exons ATGGCGCGGCTGTGGCGGGCGCTGCGGAGGGCGCGGGGCTGGGCGGCCCTGGCGGGGCTGCGGGCGCGGCCGGACAAGTTCGGGGGGGTGAGCGTGGACCTGGGCGAGCTGCGCCATCCCCCGCGGGTGGAGCGGGCCGCCTTCGGGCGGTGGCTGCGGG AGTCCGTGGCTCAGTGGCGGCAGGAAGGTCGCATTGCCGTCTGGCTCCGTGTCCCCATCCTCCAGAGCGGGCTTGTGGCAACAGCTGCTTCCCAAGGCTTTGCTTTCCACCATGCCGAGCAGGGCTCATCCACCCTGACGCTGTGGCTGGGAGAGGGGCCCAGCAGGCTGCCAGGGTTTGCCACCCACCAGGTGGGTGTTGCAG GTGCTGTTCTAGATGAAAGCACTGGAAAGGTCCTGGTTGTACAAGACAGAAATAAG ACTATAAATGCATGGAAATTTCCAGGAGGTCTGTCTAATCCAGGAGAAGACATTG GAGACACAGCAGTTCGAGAGGTTTTTGAAGAGACTGGCATCAAGTCAGAGTTCAAGTCCATCCTAAGCATCAGGCAGCAGCACCAACACCCCGGAGCCTTTGGGCAGTCGGACATGTACATCATCTGTCGCCTGCAGCCCTCCTCCTTCAACATCAGCTTCTGCCAGCAGGAGTGCCTGAGGTGTGAGTGGATGGACCTCGAGGAGCTTGTCAGGACAAAAAACTCTACTCCCATCACCAGCAACGTAGCCAAACTCCTACTGTATGGGTACAGGGAGGGGTTTGATAAGATCGACATAACCATGAGGGAGTTCCCAGCTGTCTACACAGGCCTGTTCTACAAACTGTACCACAGGGAGCTGCCCGAGTCCTACAGAAACATTACATGA
- the NUDT6 gene encoding nucleoside diphosphate-linked moiety X motif 6 isoform X1: MLPHCRVVPEQRPAPPRGRRLRAPRPARCHGAAVAGAAEGAGLGGPGGAAGAAGQVRGESVAQWRQEGRIAVWLRVPILQSGLVATAASQGFAFHHAEQGSSTLTLWLGEGPSRLPGFATHQVGVAGAVLDESTGKVLVVQDRNKTINAWKFPGGLSNPGEDIGDTAVREVFEETGIKSEFKSILSIRQQHQHPGAFGQSDMYIICRLQPSSFNISFCQQECLRCEWMDLEELVRTKNSTPITSNVAKLLLYGYREGFDKIDITMREFPAVYTGLFYKLYHRELPESYRNIT; the protein is encoded by the exons ATGCTGCCCCACTGCCGAGTGGTTCCGGAGCAGAGGCCGGCACCGCCCCGGGGGCGGAGGctccgcgccccccgccccgctcggtgCCATGGCGCGGCTGTGGCGGGCGCTGCGGAGGGCGCGGGGCTGGGCGGCCCTGGCGGGGCTGCGGGCGCGGCCGGACAAGTTCGGGGGG AGTCCGTGGCTCAGTGGCGGCAGGAAGGTCGCATTGCCGTCTGGCTCCGTGTCCCCATCCTCCAGAGCGGGCTTGTGGCAACAGCTGCTTCCCAAGGCTTTGCTTTCCACCATGCCGAGCAGGGCTCATCCACCCTGACGCTGTGGCTGGGAGAGGGGCCCAGCAGGCTGCCAGGGTTTGCCACCCACCAGGTGGGTGTTGCAG GTGCTGTTCTAGATGAAAGCACTGGAAAGGTCCTGGTTGTACAAGACAGAAATAAG ACTATAAATGCATGGAAATTTCCAGGAGGTCTGTCTAATCCAGGAGAAGACATTG GAGACACAGCAGTTCGAGAGGTTTTTGAAGAGACTGGCATCAAGTCAGAGTTCAAGTCCATCCTAAGCATCAGGCAGCAGCACCAACACCCCGGAGCCTTTGGGCAGTCGGACATGTACATCATCTGTCGCCTGCAGCCCTCCTCCTTCAACATCAGCTTCTGCCAGCAGGAGTGCCTGAGGTGTGAGTGGATGGACCTCGAGGAGCTTGTCAGGACAAAAAACTCTACTCCCATCACCAGCAACGTAGCCAAACTCCTACTGTATGGGTACAGGGAGGGGTTTGATAAGATCGACATAACCATGAGGGAGTTCCCAGCTGTCTACACAGGCCTGTTCTACAAACTGTACCACAGGGAGCTGCCCGAGTCCTACAGAAACATTACATGA
- the FGF2 gene encoding fibroblast growth factor 2 produces the protein MAGAAAGGIATLPDDGGGGAFPPGHFKDPKRLYCKNGGFFLRINPDGKVDGVREKSDPHIKLQLQAEERGVVSIKGVIANRFLAMKEDGRLLALKYATEECFFFERLESNNYNTYRSRKYSDWYVALKRTGQYKPGPKTGPGQKAILFLPMSAKS, from the exons atggccggggcggcggcggggggcaTCGCCACCCTGCCCGacgacggcggcggcggcgccttCCCCCCCGGGCACTTCAAGGACCCCAAGCGCCTCTACTGCAAGAACGGCGGCTTCTTCCTGCGCATCAACCCCGACGGGAAGGTGGACGGCGTCCGCGAGAAGAGCGACCCGCACA TCAAACTGCAGCTTCAAGCGGAAGAAAGAGGAGTGGTGTCGATCAAAGGTGTGATTGCAAATCGCTTCCTGGCCATGAAGGAGGATGGCAGATTGCTGGCCTTG AAATATGCAACAGAAGAATGTTTCTTCTTTGAGCGTTTGGAATCTAATAACTATAACACTTACCGATCACGGAAATACTCCGACTGGTACGTGGCACTGAAAAGAACTGGACAGTACAAACCTGGACCAAAAACTGGACCTGGACAGAAAGCtatcctttttcttcccatgtCTGCCAAAAGCTGA